One Cellulomonas taurus genomic region harbors:
- the serB gene encoding phosphoserine phosphatase SerB, translated as MDVDSTLITAEVIELLAARAGSLAEVADVTERAMRGELDFTTSLRARVATLAGLPESVFAEVLAEVELTPGAEDLIAALGQRGCAVGLVSGGFIEVVAPLAERLGITRTRANALEVARGHLTGRVAGEVVDRAVKARTLRDWAEADGIDLADTVAIGDGANDLDMLATAGFGVAFNAKPVVAAQADASVDGRLDAVLDLPPFAA; from the coding sequence ATGGACGTCGACTCCACCCTGATCACCGCCGAGGTGATCGAGCTGCTGGCCGCGCGCGCCGGGTCGCTGGCCGAGGTCGCCGACGTCACCGAGCGGGCGATGCGCGGTGAGCTCGACTTCACCACCTCGCTGCGGGCGCGGGTGGCCACCCTGGCGGGTCTGCCCGAGTCGGTGTTCGCCGAGGTGCTGGCCGAGGTCGAGCTGACCCCCGGCGCCGAGGACCTGATCGCGGCCCTGGGACAGCGCGGCTGCGCGGTGGGCCTGGTGTCCGGCGGCTTCATCGAGGTCGTGGCGCCGCTGGCCGAACGGCTCGGCATCACCCGGACCCGGGCCAACGCCCTGGAGGTGGCCCGGGGTCACCTGACCGGCCGGGTCGCCGGGGAGGTGGTCGACCGCGCGGTGAAGGCGCGGACCCTGCGCGACTGGGCCGAGGCCGACGGGATCGACCTGGCGGACACGGTGGCGATCGGCGACGGGGCGAACGACCTGGACATGCTGGCCACGGCCGGATTCGGCGTGGCGTTCAACGCCAAGCCCGTGGTCGCGGCGCAGGCGGACGCCTCCGTCGACGGCCGATTGGACGCGGTACTCGACCTGCCGCCCTTCGCCGCCTGA
- a CDS encoding SixA phosphatase family protein translates to MTTTYQLVLLRHAKAEAAESLADHLRPLALDGRRQATGVGAALRDAGLVPETVLVSSAVRTRQTWDLVRTGLEVPAEVATLSDAVYDAGVRELLELVRAVPESTHRLLVVGHEPTVSQTAATLADAAESDPAALARVRAGVPTATFSVLESAAPFAAWAPGAAHLRAVVAPA, encoded by the coding sequence GTGACCACTACCTACCAGCTCGTCCTGCTGCGGCACGCCAAGGCCGAGGCCGCTGAGTCGCTGGCCGATCATCTGCGTCCGCTGGCCCTGGACGGGCGTCGGCAGGCGACCGGTGTCGGCGCCGCGCTGCGGGATGCCGGCCTGGTGCCGGAGACGGTGCTGGTGTCCTCCGCGGTGCGCACCCGGCAGACCTGGGACCTGGTGCGCACCGGGCTGGAGGTCCCGGCGGAGGTCGCCACCCTGAGCGACGCGGTCTACGACGCGGGGGTGCGTGAGCTGCTGGAGCTGGTGCGCGCGGTGCCGGAGTCGACTCACCGCCTGCTGGTGGTCGGGCACGAGCCCACCGTCTCGCAGACCGCCGCCACCCTGGCCGACGCCGCGGAGTCCGACCCGGCGGCTCTGGCGCGGGTGCGTGCCGGGGTGCCGACCGCGACGTTCAGCGTCCTGGAGTCGGCCGCGCCGTTCGCCGCCTGGGCCCCGGGCGCCGCGCACCTGCGTGCGGTCGTCGCCCCCGCCTGA
- the fabI gene encoding enoyl-ACP reductase FabI: MGLLEGKKLLVTGVLTDGSIAFHVARLAQEQGAEVVLSSFGRQFRLTQAIARRLPKEAPVVQLDVTSAEDLDQLAARVGEHVDRLDGVVHSIGFAPQSVMGGNFLAGEWQDVATALEISAFSFKSLAVAAKPLMVEGGSLVGLTFDARFAWPVYDWMGVAKAALENTSRYLARDLGADNIRVNLVSAGPIRTTAAKSIPGFAAMEENWGERAPLGWDVNDPEPTARAVAALLSDWFPMTTGEMVHVDGGVHAMGQ; encoded by the coding sequence ATGGGTCTGCTCGAAGGCAAGAAGCTGCTGGTCACCGGTGTGCTCACCGACGGTTCTATCGCGTTCCACGTCGCGCGGCTGGCGCAGGAGCAGGGCGCGGAGGTCGTGCTCAGCTCCTTCGGCCGCCAGTTCCGGCTCACCCAGGCCATCGCGCGCCGGTTGCCGAAGGAGGCGCCGGTGGTGCAGCTCGACGTGACCAGCGCCGAGGACCTGGACCAGTTGGCGGCCCGGGTCGGCGAGCACGTGGACCGCCTGGACGGCGTGGTGCACTCGATCGGCTTCGCGCCGCAGTCGGTGATGGGCGGCAACTTCCTGGCCGGCGAGTGGCAGGACGTGGCGACCGCACTGGAGATCTCCGCGTTCTCCTTCAAGTCGCTGGCCGTCGCCGCCAAGCCGCTGATGGTCGAGGGTGGATCGCTGGTCGGCCTGACCTTCGACGCGCGGTTCGCCTGGCCGGTCTACGACTGGATGGGTGTGGCCAAGGCCGCGCTGGAGAACACCTCGCGCTACCTGGCCCGCGACCTGGGCGCTGACAACATCCGGGTGAACCTGGTCTCCGCCGGGCCGATCCGCACCACCGCCGCGAAGTCGATCCCCGGCTTCGCCGCGATGGAGGAGAACTGGGGCGAGCGCGCGCCGCTGGGCTGGGACGTGAACGACCCGGAGCCGACCGCCCGTGCGGTGGCCGCCCTGCTCTCCGACTGGTTCCCGATGACCACCGGAGAGATGGTGCACGTCGACGGCGGTGTGCACGCCATGGGTCAGTGA
- the fabG gene encoding 3-oxoacyl-ACP reductase FabG, protein MTQTPESQPRSVLVTGATRGIGRAIAERFVAQGDRVATLVRSGGDVPEGVLAVPGDVSDTAAVDAAFAQIEAEHGPVEVLVANAGVTRDGLLMRMTDEDFEAVLDVNLTGVFRCVRRASKGMIRLRRGRIVMIGSVVGLYGNAGQINYTASKAGLVGMARSITRELGARGITANVVAPGFIETAMTESLPDDRQQAYLSSIPAARFGAADDIAAAVEFLASPAAGYISGAVLPVDGGLGMGH, encoded by the coding sequence GTGACCCAGACCCCAGAATCCCAGCCCCGCAGCGTGCTCGTCACCGGTGCCACCCGTGGCATCGGACGGGCGATCGCCGAGCGCTTCGTCGCCCAGGGCGACCGGGTCGCGACCCTGGTCCGCTCCGGCGGCGACGTGCCCGAGGGCGTGCTCGCGGTGCCCGGTGACGTGTCGGACACCGCCGCCGTCGACGCCGCCTTCGCGCAGATCGAGGCGGAGCACGGTCCGGTCGAGGTGCTGGTCGCGAACGCCGGGGTCACCCGCGATGGTCTGCTGATGCGGATGACCGACGAGGACTTCGAGGCGGTGCTGGACGTCAACCTGACCGGGGTGTTCCGCTGCGTGCGCCGCGCCTCGAAGGGCATGATCCGGCTGCGTCGCGGACGGATCGTGATGATCGGCTCCGTGGTCGGCCTCTACGGCAACGCCGGGCAGATCAACTACACCGCGAGCAAGGCCGGCCTGGTCGGCATGGCCCGCTCGATCACCCGCGAGCTCGGCGCCCGTGGCATCACCGCCAACGTGGTCGCACCCGGCTTCATCGAGACCGCGATGACCGAGTCGCTGCCCGACGACCGGCAGCAGGCGTACCTGTCGTCGATCCCAGCCGCACGGTTCGGTGCCGCCGACGACATCGCCGCCGCCGTGGAATTCCTCGCCTCGCCCGCCGCCGGGTACATCTCCGGTGCCGTACTGCCGGTCGACGGCGGCCTCGGCATGGGCCACTGA
- a CDS encoding DUF3099 domain-containing protein, with amino-acid sequence MPRRTPPAVSVTSAPQSLAADQSRRASRYLLQMGVRVACFLLAVLLWRHVPVWVSILLIVGAVVLPYTAVLFANAGRERVAGGTAVDLPQLSAGPATRPAAPRPTDGRTTDHRAAPKDTGASRASGDSDDRASHDRTTDERSTDDR; translated from the coding sequence GTGCCCAGGCGGACCCCTCCCGCAGTCAGCGTCACCAGCGCTCCCCAGTCGCTGGCCGCCGACCAGTCGCGCCGCGCCTCCCGGTACCTGCTCCAGATGGGCGTTCGGGTGGCCTGCTTCCTGCTCGCGGTGCTGCTCTGGCGGCACGTCCCGGTCTGGGTGAGCATCCTGCTGATCGTCGGCGCCGTGGTCCTGCCGTACACCGCCGTGCTGTTCGCGAACGCCGGTCGGGAACGGGTGGCCGGGGGCACGGCGGTCGACCTGCCGCAGTTGAGCGCCGGACCCGCCACCCGGCCGGCCGCGCCGCGTCCCACCGACGGCCGGACCACCGACCACAGAGCGGCGCCGAAGGACACTGGTGCCAGCCGGGCGTCCGGGGACTCCGACGACCGCGCGTCCCACGACCGCACCACCGACGAGCGGAGCACCGATGACCGCTGA
- a CDS encoding SURF1 family protein: MTLSPATRRAVGLVLLAVVLATACTFLGRWQWNRHVHRDAAIRLVQTNYDADPVPLTDLLPTVDDALDPAKVWHPVTVTGRYDADGTVLLRNRPVNSQPGFHVLVPLVQDDGSTLVVDRGWVAWDADASGEVDVPAPPAGEVTVTARLRPQEVASTRSAPAGQVQAINVDQVLAAGGDSELDAYTAYGALVSESPTAATALGPLPTPSTDPGSHLSYAFQWWTFGIGALVGFGWMARREIRDERGIPRGPGVALGDLIPDEQGNLRAPRTRRVSDEDTEDALIDAQLR; this comes from the coding sequence ATGACGCTGTCCCCCGCCACCCGTCGCGCCGTCGGACTGGTCCTGCTCGCCGTCGTGCTGGCCACCGCCTGCACCTTCCTCGGCCGCTGGCAGTGGAACCGGCACGTGCACCGCGACGCCGCGATCCGGCTGGTGCAGACCAACTACGACGCCGACCCGGTCCCGCTGACCGATCTGCTGCCCACAGTCGACGACGCCCTCGACCCGGCGAAGGTCTGGCACCCGGTGACGGTCACCGGCCGCTACGACGCCGACGGCACCGTCCTGCTGCGCAACCGACCGGTCAACAGCCAGCCCGGCTTCCACGTCCTGGTGCCCCTGGTGCAGGACGACGGCAGCACCCTGGTCGTCGACCGGGGGTGGGTCGCCTGGGACGCGGACGCCTCCGGCGAGGTCGATGTCCCCGCACCGCCCGCCGGCGAGGTCACGGTCACCGCGCGGCTGCGACCGCAGGAGGTGGCCAGCACCCGCAGCGCCCCGGCCGGACAGGTGCAGGCGATCAACGTCGACCAGGTGCTCGCCGCCGGTGGCGACAGCGAACTCGACGCATACACCGCCTACGGCGCGCTGGTCAGCGAATCACCGACCGCCGCCACCGCCCTCGGCCCGTTGCCCACCCCCAGCACCGACCCCGGCTCCCACCTGTCCTACGCGTTCCAGTGGTGGACGTTCGGCATCGGTGCCCTGGTCGGGTTCGGCTGGATGGCCCGACGGGAGATCCGGGACGAGCGCGGCATCCCCCGCGGGCCGGGCGTGGCGCTGGGCGATCTGATCCCCGACGAGCAGGGCAACCTGCGCGCCCCGCGCACCCGCCGGGTCTCCGACGAGGACACCGAGGACGCGCTGATCGACGCGCAGCTGCGCTGA